From one Geoalkalibacter halelectricus genomic stretch:
- a CDS encoding SMR family transporter gives MQQWLFLSVAIISEVVATSALKASDGFSRLWPSLIVVTGYGAAFFFLSLTLRTIPVGVAYAIWAGAGIALIALVSWLIFGQTLDTPAIIGLLLIVAGFVVINVFSKSVPH, from the coding sequence ATGCAGCAATGGCTCTTTCTTTCAGTCGCCATCATCAGCGAGGTCGTTGCGACCTCTGCTCTAAAGGCATCGGACGGCTTTTCTCGGTTGTGGCCATCACTGATAGTTGTCACCGGATATGGGGCAGCCTTTTTTTTTCTGTCGCTCACGCTCAGGACAATTCCCGTTGGTGTGGCATACGCGATTTGGGCAGGTGCAGGCATTGCGCTGATCGCGTTGGTTTCATGGCTCATCTTCGGACAGACGCTGGATACTCCCGCAATCATCGGCTTGTTGCTCATCGTGGCTGGATTTGTTGTTATTAATGTATTCTCTAAGTCGGTCCCCCATTAA
- a CDS encoding SprT family zinc-dependent metalloprotease, with amino-acid sequence MNQIREAALAALEKARRFYGLEEPVRVEIDCSLRGKMAGQAGWRVRRVGAKVAATDFRLRFNLEAYHLHPEEMLTDTVPHEVAHLIVAARFGPGCRPHGPEWQAVMRDCFGLNPKRTHSLPLTAARRVERDFIYACKCREHRLTSIRHQRIRRGKTLYRCNSCGELLSYQDQLL; translated from the coding sequence ATGAACCAGATACGCGAAGCGGCCTTGGCCGCACTGGAAAAAGCACGCCGTTTCTACGGCCTTGAAGAGCCCGTCCGGGTGGAAATCGATTGTTCCCTGCGCGGCAAGATGGCCGGTCAGGCCGGTTGGCGCGTGCGCAGAGTGGGAGCGAAGGTTGCAGCCACGGATTTTCGCCTGCGTTTCAACCTCGAAGCCTATCACCTCCACCCCGAGGAGATGCTCACCGACACCGTGCCGCACGAGGTCGCCCATCTGATCGTCGCGGCGCGCTTCGGGCCAGGATGCAGGCCCCACGGACCCGAATGGCAAGCGGTCATGCGCGATTGCTTCGGGCTCAACCCGAAACGCACCCACAGCCTGCCCCTGACCGCGGCACGCCGCGTGGAGCGAGATTTCATCTACGCCTGCAAGTGCCGCGAACACCGCCTGACCAGCATCCGCCACCAAAGAATCCGCCGCGGCAAAACCCTCTACCGATGCAATAGTTGCGGCGAACTTCTGAGTTATCAGGATCAGCTCTTGTAG
- a CDS encoding anthranilate synthase component I family protein, which translates to MTPLFLTIPVQQFDPLQLYLHLCPQGPGFLESLNPTAGTGRFSLVPLRVRDVFRLDAQGFVHLENNQTHRLHGDPFVVLEQVLQARRLSRGPESTPFPGGFFGYLGYDLAWWIEDLPRTACRDLPVPALWLAWVDVTAVYDHATHSLTLATLDPSFDLDELARRVQSLPLAPAPQPQLPTPCAPAPVLSREQFMARVQRAKDYIAAGDIYQANLSCRFDTHSEMPGTDLYAHLRRINPSPFACYLRTPEVEIISSSPERLVSLRGGVAETRPIAGTRPRGYTPPEDAVLGRELLAHPKERAEHVMLLDLERNDLGKVCVAGSVEVDEFMVLERYSHVTHIVSNVRGRLRQDCGPFALLRAMFPGGTITGVPKKRCMEIIEELEPVGRGTYTGSAGYLGATGEMDWNILIRTFQRCGTHLSYQTGAGIVADSDPAHEWAECLAKGAALRNVLGEKS; encoded by the coding sequence ATGACACCGCTCTTTTTGACCATCCCGGTTCAGCAGTTCGATCCCCTGCAGCTCTATCTGCACCTCTGCCCGCAGGGGCCCGGGTTTCTCGAAAGCCTCAATCCCACCGCCGGCACCGGCCGCTTCAGCCTCGTACCCCTAAGGGTGCGCGATGTCTTTCGCCTCGACGCGCAGGGATTCGTGCACCTGGAAAACAACCAGACCCACCGCCTCCACGGAGATCCCTTCGTGGTTCTCGAACAGGTTCTCCAGGCCCGCCGCCTGTCGCGCGGCCCGGAAAGCACCCCGTTTCCCGGCGGCTTCTTCGGCTATCTCGGTTACGATTTGGCCTGGTGGATCGAGGATCTGCCCAGAACCGCCTGCCGCGACCTGCCCGTGCCGGCTCTGTGGTTGGCGTGGGTCGATGTCACCGCGGTCTACGACCACGCCACCCACAGCCTGACCCTGGCGACCCTCGACCCAAGCTTTGATCTCGATGAGCTGGCCCGCCGGGTGCAATCCCTGCCCCTTGCCCCAGCGCCTCAACCCCAGCTTCCTACTCCTTGCGCTCCCGCGCCGGTTCTGAGCCGCGAGCAATTCATGGCGCGGGTGCAGCGCGCCAAGGACTATATCGCCGCGGGCGACATCTACCAGGCCAACCTCTCCTGCCGCTTCGACACGCACAGCGAGATGCCGGGCACCGACCTCTATGCCCACCTGCGGCGCATCAACCCCTCACCCTTTGCCTGCTACCTGCGCACGCCCGAGGTTGAAATCATTTCCTCGTCGCCCGAACGCCTGGTGTCCCTGCGTGGGGGGGTTGCCGAGACGCGTCCGATTGCGGGAACCCGTCCGCGCGGGTATACTCCTCCCGAGGATGCGGTACTCGGGCGCGAACTGCTCGCCCACCCCAAGGAGCGGGCCGAGCACGTGATGCTGCTGGATCTGGAGCGCAACGACCTCGGCAAGGTTTGTGTCGCGGGCAGCGTGGAGGTCGATGAGTTCATGGTCCTGGAGCGCTACTCCCACGTGACGCATATCGTCTCCAATGTTCGCGGCCGGCTGCGCCAGGATTGCGGCCCGTTCGCCCTGCTGCGGGCCATGTTTCCGGGCGGCACCATCACCGGGGTGCCGAAGAAACGCTGCATGGAAATTATTGAAGAGCTCGAACCCGTGGGGCGCGGCACCTACACGGGAAGCGCCGGCTACCTCGGTGCCACCGGGGAGATGGACTGGAATATTTTGATTCGCACCTTTCAGCGCTGCGGCACGCACTTGAGCTACCAGACGGGAGCCGGCATCGTCGCCGACTCCGATCCCGCGCATGAATGGGCCGAATGTCTGGCCAAAGGCGCGGCGCTGCGCAATGTTCTGGGGGAAAAATCATGA
- a CDS encoding cation:proton antiporter gives MAYSAQQLITHGDLGVFSIELYDVALLLIGCGILIASIMPRLAAKNRSITAPMLYLCLGLVIFRLPWAPELPDLMNDIHWAKRFAEMGVILALTSAGLRLNSPFAWNSWRISWRLLAVTMPLTIAASAWLGWWAAGLLPVSALLLGAAIAPTDPVLAGDVEVPEPNGPEESTSRLALTTEAGINDGLAFPFTNLAIALALVGLAPSGWLGGWLVMDVFYKITAGALIGAGSGYLVAKIIFSPLSKITRGVLALSLTLVPYGLAELASSYGFIAVFVAACVYRHYESSHEYQELVHDFSEAIVRLMIAVLMFFVGAYICCGIFALMTPAMWGVAFAIVFLIRPLSGLIALVGTGLPRRQRLAISFFGIRGLGSIYYLAYGLFHADFPDAMRIWAIVLAVVLISVVIHGITAVTVMQKLDAEERKGKFKLMWKRT, from the coding sequence GTGGCCTACTCCGCGCAACAACTGATAACGCATGGTGATCTCGGCGTATTCAGCATCGAACTTTATGATGTTGCCCTTCTGTTGATCGGATGCGGCATCTTGATCGCCTCGATTATGCCGCGTCTGGCAGCAAAAAATCGGTCCATCACGGCGCCCATGCTCTATCTGTGCTTGGGCCTGGTCATTTTTCGCCTGCCCTGGGCCCCGGAATTGCCGGATTTGATGAATGACATCCATTGGGCGAAGCGATTTGCCGAGATGGGTGTCATCCTCGCTCTCACTTCAGCGGGGCTAAGGCTCAACAGTCCTTTTGCCTGGAATAGTTGGCGCATCAGTTGGCGTCTGCTGGCTGTGACGATGCCGTTGACGATTGCCGCTTCGGCTTGGCTTGGCTGGTGGGCAGCCGGTCTGCTGCCGGTTTCCGCTCTCCTTCTGGGGGCGGCAATTGCACCGACCGACCCGGTGCTCGCAGGGGATGTCGAAGTTCCGGAACCGAATGGTCCGGAAGAATCAACCTCAAGGTTGGCGTTAACGACCGAGGCGGGCATTAATGATGGCTTGGCGTTTCCTTTTACAAATCTCGCCATCGCTTTGGCTCTTGTGGGATTGGCTCCGTCGGGCTGGCTGGGCGGCTGGTTGGTCATGGACGTTTTCTACAAGATCACGGCTGGGGCTCTCATCGGAGCGGGCTCAGGTTATCTGGTCGCCAAAATAATCTTTTCCCCCCTCTCAAAAATCACCAGAGGTGTTCTCGCCCTCAGCCTGACACTGGTTCCATATGGACTCGCTGAGTTGGCTTCAAGTTATGGTTTTATTGCTGTTTTTGTTGCGGCCTGCGTTTATCGCCACTATGAAAGTAGCCATGAGTACCAGGAACTCGTACACGATTTTTCCGAGGCAATCGTGCGGCTGATGATTGCCGTCCTGATGTTTTTTGTCGGGGCTTATATCTGTTGCGGTATCTTTGCGCTGATGACTCCTGCGATGTGGGGCGTTGCTTTTGCCATTGTTTTTCTCATTCGCCCGCTTAGTGGATTAATCGCTTTGGTGGGAACCGGCTTGCCGCGCAGACAACGCCTGGCGATTTCTTTTTTCGGAATCCGCGGCCTTGGCTCTATTTACTACCTCGCTTATGGGCTTTTTCACGCAGACTTTCCCGATGCCATGAGAATTTGGGCCATTGTTTTGGCTGTGGTTCTTATTTCTGTCGTGATCCACGGGATCACCGCGGTGACGGTGATGCAAAAGTTGGATGCGGAAGAAAGGAAGGGAAAATTCAAGCTGATGTGGAAGAGGACTTAA
- a CDS encoding RES family NAD+ phosphorylase: MHLYRLVPTRYAADLTGEGARLFGGRWSPPGIALIHTAQTVSLATLEYLVHQKSLAQGPCHVSLVIYELPEGVATERMDISSLPEGWDRYPSPTSLWDFGKRWVMENRSVALLVPSAVVPMSPERNVLLNPLHPDFRLLRQVEILPYRFDERLKS; the protein is encoded by the coding sequence ATGCACCTCTATCGCCTTGTCCCCACCAGGTATGCCGCGGATCTTACGGGTGAAGGCGCGCGTCTCTTTGGTGGGCGCTGGTCCCCCCCGGGCATCGCCCTTATCCACACGGCGCAGACCGTCTCGCTTGCGACCCTTGAATATCTCGTGCACCAGAAATCCCTGGCCCAGGGACCCTGCCATGTCTCCCTGGTCATTTACGAGCTGCCCGAGGGCGTGGCCACTGAACGGATGGACATCTCCTCCTTGCCCGAAGGCTGGGATCGGTACCCCTCACCCACCTCGCTTTGGGATTTCGGCAAACGCTGGGTGATGGAAAACCGCTCGGTTGCCTTGCTCGTCCCCTCGGCGGTGGTTCCCATGAGTCCTGAACGCAATGTTCTGCTCAATCCCTTGCATCCGGACTTCCGCCTTTTGAGGCAGGTGGAAATTCTACCTTACCGTTTTGATGAGCGGCTGAAATCCTGA
- a CDS encoding type II toxin-antitoxin system Phd/YefM family antitoxin has translation MKVELVTNLKRQATKILADLHQSKEAVLITEHGRPAAYLVDVEDYEFMQRRLALLEGLSKGERAILEGRTASHAQAKEQMRKWLK, from the coding sequence ATGAAAGTCGAACTGGTCACCAACCTGAAGCGCCAAGCGACGAAAATCCTTGCGGATCTGCACCAGAGCAAGGAAGCGGTTCTGATCACGGAGCACGGCCGTCCCGCCGCTTACCTTGTCGATGTTGAGGATTATGAGTTCATGCAGCGCAGGCTGGCGTTGCTGGAGGGGCTGTCCAAAGGCGAAAGGGCGATATTGGAAGGCAGGACGGCCTCTCATGCCCAGGCCAAAGAGCAGATGCGCAAGTGGCTGAAATAG
- a CDS encoding aminotransferase class IV has translation MIVNIDGGFLEPGEARLPVDDGGFLYGETLFETLKARERKILLAGEHLDRLEMSARLLDFPCDRKRIESALERTIPRLTAPVSRIRLTLTRGSFDSLEYPPTKSARFVIIALSAEEPTPQERQTGAACVFAPNRRVNPLSHLPQMKRGNYADCLYAANYARLKGVREALFVTEQDEVLEGATSNLFMVHQGALITPPAGELVLAGIMRRQVLDAARRLGLEIREEPIARASLLEAEEVFLTNSMVDILPITRIENQPVGGGRTWHSLLTEISGKTPA, from the coding sequence ATGATCGTCAACATCGATGGCGGATTTCTCGAACCGGGCGAAGCACGCCTGCCGGTGGATGACGGTGGCTTTCTCTACGGTGAAACGCTCTTTGAAACCCTCAAGGCGCGCGAGCGCAAGATCCTGCTGGCCGGCGAACACCTCGACCGGCTGGAGATGTCCGCACGCCTGCTCGACTTTCCCTGCGACCGCAAGCGCATTGAGAGCGCCCTCGAGCGCACCATCCCGCGCCTGACCGCGCCGGTTTCGCGCATTCGCCTGACGCTCACCCGCGGCAGCTTCGACAGCCTCGAATATCCGCCGACCAAATCGGCGCGCTTCGTCATCATCGCCCTGTCGGCTGAAGAACCCACGCCCCAGGAGCGCCAAACGGGCGCGGCCTGCGTTTTTGCGCCCAACCGCCGGGTCAATCCCCTCTCCCACCTGCCGCAAATGAAGCGCGGCAATTATGCCGACTGTCTGTACGCCGCCAATTACGCGCGGCTCAAAGGGGTGCGCGAGGCATTGTTTGTGACGGAGCAGGACGAGGTTCTCGAAGGCGCCACCAGCAATCTCTTCATGGTGCACCAGGGCGCATTGATCACCCCTCCCGCCGGAGAACTGGTCCTGGCCGGCATCATGCGCCGCCAGGTGCTCGACGCCGCCCGCAGACTCGGCCTGGAAATCCGTGAAGAGCCCATCGCGCGCGCCTCACTCCTGGAAGCCGAGGAGGTCTTTCTGACCAACTCCATGGTCGACATTCTGCCCATCACCCGCATCGAAAATCAGCCCGTCGGCGGCGGCCGAACCTGGCATTCTTTGCTCACGGAGATTTCGGGCAAAACTCCCGCTTGA
- a CDS encoding YheU family protein, whose product MTREKDTRQTEEGVEVPYERINPETLRNLIQEFVSRDGADWGDAGCSLEDKVDQVLGQLKAGKARVVYDLKTETANIVVRS is encoded by the coding sequence TTGACCCGGGAAAAAGACACCAGGCAGACGGAAGAGGGGGTTGAGGTTCCTTACGAACGGATCAACCCGGAAACCCTGCGCAATCTGATCCAGGAATTCGTGAGCAGAGACGGCGCGGACTGGGGCGATGCCGGATGCAGCCTGGAGGATAAGGTCGATCAGGTGCTTGGGCAGTTGAAGGCCGGCAAGGCAAGGGTCGTGTATGATCTGAAGACCGAAACGGCGAATATTGTCGTTCGGTCGTAG
- a CDS encoding type II toxin-antitoxin system RelE/ParE family toxin: MKIVFSPSARDQFLQALAYIRRDKPSAAVSFRQKAEKALLRLRDYPESGRTLPEFPDIPYREVIVSPYRFFYRIKGEVVWVVAVWHDAQIAEVPSGESAD; this comes from the coding sequence ATGAAAATCGTCTTTTCCCCATCGGCACGCGATCAGTTTCTGCAAGCACTGGCCTATATCCGCCGCGACAAACCGTCCGCGGCGGTTTCTTTTCGGCAAAAGGCCGAGAAAGCTCTCTTGCGCCTCCGCGACTATCCAGAGTCCGGACGAACCCTTCCGGAGTTTCCCGACATTCCGTACCGAGAGGTAATTGTTTCGCCCTATCGGTTTTTCTATCGAATCAAAGGTGAGGTGGTGTGGGTTGTGGCCGTCTGGCACGACGCACAGATTGCCGAAGTACCCTCAGGGGAATCGGCTGACTAG
- the parS gene encoding type II RES/Xre toxin-antitoxin system antitoxin, whose product MIRHLSHGDQGRESDMTGQAIAKTLGLDEQGESPMALVEIVRRGLPREALEALASSLRVSLSDLAEILPVSPRTLQRYSASKVRLLPKELSDHMLQIAKVYVRALEVFEDEERALAWLHAPIMSLGGKVPLSLLDTSAGVDLVMTTLGRIEYGVFA is encoded by the coding sequence ATGATACGACACTTGTCGCATGGTGATCAGGGAAGGGAGAGCGACATGACCGGCCAGGCCATTGCAAAGACACTCGGGCTTGATGAGCAGGGCGAGTCCCCCATGGCGCTTGTGGAGATCGTGCGGCGCGGCCTTCCCCGGGAAGCTTTGGAGGCGCTCGCCTCCTCCCTGCGCGTCAGTTTGTCCGATCTGGCCGAAATCCTGCCGGTTTCCCCGCGAACCCTTCAGCGCTACTCCGCCAGCAAGGTCCGCTTGCTGCCCAAGGAACTCTCGGATCACATGCTTCAAATCGCCAAGGTCTATGTTCGGGCGCTGGAAGTCTTCGAGGATGAGGAGCGGGCGCTGGCCTGGCTGCATGCCCCCATTATGTCGCTGGGCGGCAAGGTGCCCCTATCCCTGCTTGATACCTCGGCCGGGGTCGATTTGGTCATGACCACCCTTGGCCGGATTGAATACGGCGTTTTTGCCTGA
- a CDS encoding type II toxin-antitoxin system RelE/ParE family toxin, with translation MAEIVWTNPALDQLDEIAEYIALDKPQAASRLVKEIFSTVERLERFPDSGHVPSELPNSIYRELYVRPCRIFYRRDGNRVFIVHVMREERQLRQFLLDGESDG, from the coding sequence GTGGCTGAAATAGTCTGGACAAACCCGGCGCTGGATCAACTCGACGAAATCGCGGAATACATCGCCCTGGACAAGCCACAGGCCGCTTCGCGCCTCGTCAAGGAGATATTCTCAACCGTCGAGCGTCTTGAGCGGTTTCCAGATTCCGGGCATGTCCCCTCCGAGTTGCCCAATTCGATTTACCGCGAACTATACGTAAGGCCGTGCCGCATTTTCTACCGGCGCGATGGCAACAGGGTCTTTATCGTCCATGTCATGAGAGAGGAACGCCAACTGCGGCAGTTTCTTTTGGATGGCGAGTCGGACGGATGA
- a CDS encoding DUF748 domain-containing protein: MGRIQKVFFWLAVVVLFYTLFGFFAAPAIVKAVLVKKLPEALHREVAIEKIRINPYVLSASVEGFRLDEKDGQGEFVAFERLDVNLAGASLFKRALMIQSVSLREPAINFSRLDDQTFSFSDLLADQTTDEPQPETESKPFLFSINNIEIDGGAIRYQDIPRRVDHVVADLTLAIPSISNLPSDIEVFVEPAFSAVIDGTPFSIDGETKPFADSLATEIDLHINGINIPHYLAYIPNPTGLTIASAWLDVDTQLNYIAQPTTRLALTGTVTLRELEVVDDEGNSYLRLPQLRVLLADSDLLAKEVRLSELVIDAPQVDLVRLQDEQILPFALLASPEAGSPPGAGEVDTDEHPAAEPLKLTIERLRLNDGELIFKDQALETPATVAISQLAVAVDALSTVPDSVAEVSWSLTLNRAGQLSGKGTFVLDPLQVKNELDIKNLELADFQPYISEYSHVLVDRGAYSLQGELSFDAGEAEFPDLLFAGQTAIQGLRTRDSQSGDALIQWSELLVNRIRVAYHPLELSVAEISLHDLDAQVLIREGGTLNLATLARTAAEQDASGERPAEEPGEAAPPANISLEKFSLHNGKVVFQDRSIQPAYAADFDRLSGSVTGLSSQPGSRASVEFDGRLDQAPVTLSGATNLLSDELFVDLEVDFKNFNLSPLSPYSGKYIGNRIDRGMLHLDLHYQIRGTQLESTNRVLLDQFTLGERVESPDATSLPVGLAIALLKNRRGEITLDIPVRGELDDPEFRLGGVIVQVLVNLLTRAATSPFSLLAALIPEGKDIQFIPFAAGSAEVTQEGAESLEVLAEVLYDRPGLRLDIAGRADAEHDRRAIAEQSLMRLVKLEKLRKARALREDEDQYKDVELSEEEYSEYLPAAYARFIEAVPKEEQTVAAELEAADADQELSLMEDFLLKHIKVEDQDLRLLALERANTVRGSLVASEKVEPERLFIIEPRLAAAGRDDEKQTLVELQIR, encoded by the coding sequence ATGGGCAGGATCCAGAAGGTTTTTTTCTGGCTCGCAGTGGTCGTTCTCTTCTACACCCTGTTCGGTTTTTTTGCCGCTCCGGCCATTGTCAAGGCGGTTCTGGTCAAGAAGCTTCCCGAAGCTCTGCACCGTGAGGTCGCCATTGAGAAAATCCGTATCAACCCCTATGTGCTTTCGGCGAGCGTCGAAGGGTTTCGCCTCGACGAAAAAGACGGGCAGGGGGAGTTCGTTGCCTTTGAACGTCTTGATGTCAACCTGGCGGGCGCTTCCCTGTTCAAGCGCGCGCTGATGATCCAGTCGGTTTCCTTGCGCGAACCTGCGATCAACTTCAGCCGTCTGGATGATCAAACTTTCAGTTTTTCGGATTTATTGGCGGACCAAACAACCGATGAGCCTCAACCGGAGACGGAATCCAAGCCGTTTCTTTTTTCCATCAACAATATCGAGATTGACGGCGGCGCCATTCGCTACCAGGATATTCCCAGAAGGGTGGACCATGTGGTTGCGGACCTGACCCTGGCCATTCCCTCCATTTCCAACCTGCCGAGCGATATTGAGGTGTTTGTGGAGCCGGCTTTTTCTGCCGTCATCGATGGGACACCTTTTTCCATCGACGGGGAAACCAAGCCCTTTGCCGATTCTCTTGCCACGGAAATCGATCTCCATATCAACGGCATCAACATCCCCCATTATCTGGCCTACATCCCCAATCCCACCGGACTCACCATCGCATCGGCCTGGCTCGATGTGGACACGCAGCTCAATTACATCGCCCAACCCACGACCCGACTTGCACTGACCGGAACGGTGACGTTGCGCGAACTGGAGGTGGTGGATGACGAGGGGAACAGCTATCTGCGGTTGCCACAGCTCAGAGTTCTTTTGGCGGATTCCGACCTGCTGGCCAAGGAGGTCCGCTTGTCCGAGCTCGTTATCGATGCGCCGCAAGTCGATCTGGTTCGCTTGCAGGATGAGCAGATTCTTCCCTTTGCCCTCCTGGCCTCACCCGAGGCCGGGAGCCCACCTGGTGCCGGTGAGGTCGATACCGATGAACATCCAGCCGCCGAACCCCTTAAATTGACCATTGAGCGCCTGCGCTTGAACGATGGTGAGCTGATATTTAAAGATCAGGCCCTGGAGACTCCTGCGACAGTGGCCATCAGTCAGCTGGCAGTGGCCGTCGATGCGCTCTCCACGGTTCCCGATTCGGTCGCTGAGGTCAGCTGGTCGCTGACGTTGAATCGGGCCGGGCAGTTGTCCGGCAAGGGGACATTCGTCCTCGATCCCCTCCAGGTCAAAAACGAGCTGGATATAAAAAACCTGGAGCTCGCGGATTTTCAGCCTTACATTTCCGAGTATTCTCATGTCCTGGTGGATCGCGGCGCTTATTCCCTGCAGGGCGAATTGTCCTTCGACGCAGGTGAAGCAGAGTTCCCCGATCTTCTCTTTGCCGGACAAACCGCTATCCAGGGACTGCGGACAAGAGACAGCCAGAGCGGCGATGCGTTGATCCAGTGGAGTGAGTTGCTGGTCAATCGCATCCGCGTTGCCTATCATCCGCTAGAGCTCTCCGTGGCTGAAATCAGCCTCCACGATCTCGATGCTCAGGTGCTCATCCGTGAGGGCGGCACCTTGAACCTGGCCACTCTGGCCCGAACCGCAGCCGAGCAGGACGCCTCGGGGGAACGACCGGCAGAGGAGCCGGGTGAGGCCGCGCCTCCGGCGAACATCTCCCTGGAAAAGTTCTCTTTACACAACGGCAAAGTCGTCTTTCAGGACCGCAGCATTCAGCCGGCTTATGCGGCCGACTTTGATCGATTGAGCGGCTCGGTAACCGGGCTTTCCTCCCAGCCTGGCAGCCGGGCGAGTGTCGAGTTCGATGGTCGGCTTGATCAGGCGCCGGTCACCCTGAGCGGTGCAACCAATCTGCTCAGCGATGAGTTGTTTGTCGATCTCGAAGTCGATTTCAAAAACTTCAACCTGAGCCCTCTGTCGCCTTACAGCGGCAAATATATCGGCAATAGAATTGATCGAGGCATGCTCCATCTGGATCTGCATTATCAGATTCGCGGTACGCAACTGGAAAGTACCAACCGGGTGCTGCTCGATCAGTTCACCCTCGGCGAACGGGTGGAGAGCCCCGATGCCACCTCCCTGCCGGTGGGGCTGGCCATTGCGCTGCTCAAAAACCGGCGCGGCGAAATTACCCTCGACATCCCCGTCAGGGGCGAGCTCGATGACCCTGAATTTCGCTTGGGCGGCGTTATTGTTCAGGTGCTGGTCAACCTGCTTACGCGAGCGGCGACTTCGCCTTTCTCCCTGCTCGCTGCATTGATCCCCGAAGGCAAGGATATCCAGTTCATCCCCTTTGCAGCGGGATCCGCCGAGGTCACGCAGGAGGGTGCGGAGAGTCTGGAGGTCCTGGCCGAGGTGCTTTATGACCGCCCTGGCCTGAGGTTGGACATTGCCGGTCGCGCCGATGCGGAGCATGATCGCCGGGCAATTGCCGAACAGAGTCTCATGAGGCTTGTGAAGCTGGAGAAGCTCCGCAAGGCAAGGGCGTTGCGGGAGGATGAGGATCAATACAAGGATGTGGAGCTGAGCGAGGAAGAATATTCTGAATATCTGCCGGCGGCCTACGCAAGATTCATCGAAGCGGTGCCGAAGGAAGAACAGACGGTCGCCGCGGAGTTGGAAGCCGCCGATGCCGATCAGGAGCTTAGCCTGATGGAAGACTTTTTACTCAAACACATCAAGGTTGAAGACCAGGATCTGAGATTGCTGGCTCTGGAGCGCGCCAACACCGTCCGCGGCAGCCTGGTCGCATCGGAAAAAGTCGAGCCCGAGCGGCTGTTCATCATCGAGCCGCGCCTGGCCGCGGCAGGCCGGGACGATGAAAAACAGACCTTGGTGGAACTGCAGATCAGGTAA
- a CDS encoding type II toxin-antitoxin system Phd/YefM family antitoxin, translating into MSKVPKIIPISDLRQDAGGIIKRVSNSRDPLFITQRGRAAAVMVSMKEYEHTQHELEILRLLARGERDIEAGVGFDLEAVLAEADALLAEQQ; encoded by the coding sequence ATGTCAAAAGTACCGAAAATCATCCCCATTTCGGATCTCCGCCAGGATGCCGGCGGCATCATCAAACGCGTATCTAATTCTCGCGACCCTCTGTTCATCACACAGCGCGGAAGAGCCGCTGCGGTGATGGTCAGTATGAAAGAGTACGAGCATACTCAGCATGAGCTTGAAATCCTGAGACTGCTCGCTCGTGGCGAACGGGACATTGAGGCTGGTGTCGGCTTCGACCTGGAAGCCGTGCTGGCCGAAGCGGATGCACTGCTGGCAGAACAGCAATGA
- a CDS encoding type II toxin-antitoxin system Phd/YefM family antitoxin: MKNTNDNKPVIITQNGEPRAVLQDPKSYEDMRNAIGLLKLLSQGEEDVRSGQVTAQDEVFAQLENLLRDK; encoded by the coding sequence ATGAAAAATACCAACGACAACAAACCTGTCATCATCACCCAAAACGGGGAACCCAGGGCGGTGCTACAAGACCCCAAAAGCTACGAGGACATGCGCAATGCCATCGGTCTTTTGAAACTACTATCCCAAGGCGAGGAGGATGTCCGCAGTGGCCAAGTCACTGCACAAGATGAGGTTTTTGCACAACTCGAGAACCTCCTGAGAGACAAATGA